The following coding sequences are from one Rhineura floridana isolate rRhiFlo1 chromosome 2, rRhiFlo1.hap2, whole genome shotgun sequence window:
- the LOC133378370 gene encoding fibrinogen-like protein 1-like protein, translated as MILENSLGCLLLLLFQCGLWTTAEKALELANSHLVPPRGSMRLININADEYPRDCSEIYKQSEEKSRDGIYIIQPGKEPIGVYCNMQEGGWTVIQHITANSTVDFDRTWQDYKYGFGSVDDNYWLGNEYVHQLTSSPRPYTLRIKLVDLNANIKWGEYEPFHIEDELSQYRIRLGLYKGNAVDALCQDTEAYLHDNQKFTTKDRDNDNYFQNCAKLEYNGVPGGGWWYDACAGANLNRRNVIYWQQDCNKEHMCKYAWMMVKPTDHSQEWPKACPTQKDEL; from the exons ATGATTTTGGAAAATTCATTGGGATGCCTTCTGCTGCTACTCTTTCAATGCGGACTATGGACAACTGCAGAAAAGGCCTTGGAACTTGCTAATTCTCACCTGGTTCCACCAAGAGGCTCTATGAGACTGATCAACATTAATGCAGACG AATATCCAAGAGACTGCAGTGAGATTTATAAGCAGTCTGAAGAAAAATCCAGAGATGGTATTTATATCATTCAGCCAGGAAAGGAGCCCATTGGTGTCTACTGTAATATGCAAGAAGGTGGCTGGACAGTAATTCAACACATTACTGCCAACAGTACTGTGGACTTTGATAGAACCTGGCAGGACTACAAATATGGATTTGGCTCAGTTGATGACAACTACTGGTTAGGCAATGAATACGTGCACCAGTTAACCAGCTCTCCAAGACCATATACACTTAGGATTAAACTTGTAGACCTAAATGCTAATATCAAGTGGGGAGAGTATGAGCCATTCCACATTGAAGATGAACTCTCTCAATACAGGATCAGGCTTGGACTGTATAAAGGTAATGCTGTTGATGCTTTGTGTCAGGATACAGAAGCATACCTCCATGATAACCAGAAGTTCACAACAAAAGACAGAGATAATGATAACTATTTTCAAAACTGTGCCAAACTAGAGTACAATGGTGTTCCTGGTGGAGGCTGGTGGTATGATGCTTGTGCTGGAGCAAATCTAAATCGTAGAAATGTTATCTATTGGCAACAGGACTGCAACAAAGAGCACATGTGCAAATATGCCTGGATGATGGTCAAGCCAACTGACCATAGTCAGGAGTGGCCCAAGGCTTGTCCTACTCAGAAGGATGAATTgtaa
- the CHRM5 gene encoding muscarinic acetylcholine receptor M5, giving the protein MEEKLHSNSTIVNGTTSNHKHLEGHSLWEVITIATVTAILSLITIVGNVLVMISFKVNSQLKTVNNYYLLSLACADLIIGIFSMNLYTSYILIGHWSLGSLACDLWLALDYVASNASVMNLLVISFDRYFSITRPLTYRAKRTPKRAGIMIGLAWLISFILWAPVILCWQYFVGKRTVPSGECQIQFLYEPIITFGTAIAAFYIPVSVMTILYCRIYKETEKRTKDLAELQGSSSVTEFEMIKPQKALLKSCFSCKQQNLAKRERCQASWSSSSRSTSATAKASQIQNTCHDWSKADQLTTCSSYASSEEEEKCASDPVFQVAYKTPIKSKDDEHKEEKKEAFIKDHPGENDYETPKYFLTPTKGHVKKSSKCVAYKFRLVVKAEGAPEANNGCRKVKITPCTATLSKDTSTKNMDANINNQMTKRKRMVLIKERKAAQTLSAILLAFIITWTPYNIMVLVSTFCSDCIPPTLWHLGYWLCYVNSTVNPICYALCNKTFRKTFKLLLFCQWKKKKMEEKLYWQGNTKLP; this is encoded by the coding sequence atggaagaaaaaTTACATAGCAATTCAACCATTGTCAATGGTACAACTTCTAATCATAAACATTTAGAAGGCCATAGCCTTTGGGAAGTAATTACCATTGCTACTGTAACAGCCATTTTAAGCTTAATAACCATAGTGGGGAACGTTCTTGTAATGATATCCTTCAAAGTCAACAGCCAGCTTAAGACAGTGAACAATTACTATTTACTCAGTCTTGCGTGTGCAGATCTTATCATTGGAATATTTTCTATGAATCTTTATACATCTTACATACTAATAGGGCACTGGTCTCTTGGAAGTTTAGCATGTGACTTGTGGCTAGCCCTGGACTATGTAGCTAGCAATGCTTCAGTAATGAATTTACTGGTTATCAGCTTTGACCGATATTTTTCTATTACACGACCATTAACCTACAGGGCTAAACGCACACCAAAAAGGGCTGGCATTATGATTGGCCTAGCTTGGCTAATTTCATTTATCCTGTGGGCACCAGTAATCTTATGCTGGCAATACTTTGTAGGGAAACGAACTGTCCCATCTGGAGAATGCCAGATACAATTTTTGTATGAACCCATTATCACCTTTGGGACTGCGATTGCTGCTTTCTATATCCCAGTTTCAGTGATGACTATTCTGTATTGCCGAATTTATAAAGAGACTGAAAAACGGACTAAGGACCTGGCAGAACTTCAAGGCTCCAGTTCTGTTACTGAATTTGAAATGATAAAGCCTCAGAAAGCTCTGCTGAAATCCTGCTTTAGTTGCAAGCAACAAAATTTGGCCAAAAGGGAGCGATGTCAGGCTTCATGGTCTTCATCCAGCCGAAGTACTTCTGCAACAGCAAAGGCATCTCAGATTCAAAATACTTGTCATGACTGGTCTAAGGCAGACCAGCTAACCACCTGCAGCAGCTATGCATCttcagaagaggaagaaaaatgtgcCTCTGATCCAGTCTTTCAAGTAGCTTATAAGACTCCAATAAAAAGCAAGGATGATGAACATaaagaggagaaaaaggaagCATTTATCAAAGACCATCCTGGGGAAAATGACTATGAGACCCCAAAATATTTTCTAACGCCAACCAAAGGCCATGTTAAAAAAAGTAGCAAATGTGTAGCTTATAAGTTTCGCTTGGTGGTTAAAGCTGAGGGTGCCCCAGAAGCTAACAATGGTTGCCGAAAAGTAAAAATCACTCCTTGTACTGCCACTTTATCCAAGGATACTTCTACCAAAAACATGGATGCAAATATAAACAATCAAATGACTAAAAGGAAAAGAATGGTTCTGATAAAAGAGCGTAAAGCAGCCCAGACTTTAAGTGCCATTCTTCTAGCTTTCATAATCACTTGGACCCCCTACAATATAATGGTTTTGGTTTCCACATTCTGCTCAGATTGTATTCCTCCAACACTGTGGCACCTTGGCTATTGGCTATGCTATGTGAATAGTACTGTTAACCCAATCTGTTATGCTCTGTGTAACAAAACTTTCAGAAAAACCTTTAAATTGTTGCTCTTCTGTcagtggaagaaaaagaaaatggaagaaaaattATACTGGCAGGGTAATACAAAACTGCCTTAA